The following proteins come from a genomic window of Gimesia chilikensis:
- a CDS encoding lipocalin family protein has protein sequence MTFNINTKLFREFCNKTLVKSLLCGALAFNTLGGSGFAVAADPVSRAAEYEEWGLDYPDKGTQQGSDAPATRPAPQTPTAQPPASNPSALMGGTVPQNIAGSIEQAVVHVIVFYADGKHMVMPGWIVDTERRIILTFALLKNATKVQIAYPQVPSRDKDSLVGSPAVILKYDGKMDVAYLQAKTMPQELVHLTASNAPQGGMPHRTASHKPTAPVPPVQGGHNGGQQGGFNGGQSQGNGGYTPPQQQSNPLVGKWYLQDVLNGVQIQIAVAFSAQGEFAMEVMAVDSNGQQKYDSDNGTYRINGNTLTVNTSDGVEQSKFWFENGVLYVQMVADGTTMAFQKAS, from the coding sequence ATGACCTTCAACATCAACACAAAATTGTTTCGTGAATTCTGCAACAAAACACTGGTAAAAAGCCTGCTCTGTGGAGCCCTTGCTTTCAACACGCTGGGCGGATCTGGTTTCGCTGTCGCAGCTGATCCGGTCTCTCGTGCTGCCGAGTATGAGGAGTGGGGACTTGATTATCCTGACAAGGGGACACAGCAGGGATCAGACGCACCAGCCACACGACCTGCTCCGCAAACTCCCACTGCTCAACCCCCTGCATCGAACCCATCAGCCCTGATGGGGGGCACGGTACCTCAGAACATCGCCGGCTCAATTGAGCAGGCTGTGGTTCACGTCATCGTGTTCTACGCTGATGGCAAACACATGGTGATGCCAGGGTGGATCGTCGATACGGAACGTCGGATTATCCTGACCTTCGCTCTGCTCAAAAATGCCACCAAGGTTCAAATTGCCTACCCCCAGGTACCTTCCCGTGACAAGGATTCGCTGGTCGGTTCTCCCGCTGTGATCCTGAAGTACGACGGCAAGATGGATGTGGCTTATCTGCAGGCGAAAACAATGCCTCAGGAACTCGTCCACCTGACAGCTTCAAACGCACCACAGGGTGGCATGCCTCACCGCACTGCCAGCCACAAACCAACTGCACCAGTGCCTCCTGTTCAGGGTGGTCACAATGGCGGGCAGCAAGGTGGCTTCAATGGTGGTCAGTCTCAGGGAAATGGTGGATACACACCTCCCCAGCAGCAGTCGAACCCGCTCGTCGGAAAATGGTATCTGCAGGATGTATTGAACGGGGTACAGATTCAGATCGCCGTCGCCTTCAGTGCTCAAGGAGAGTTTGCGATGGAAGTAATGGCTGTCGACTCCAACGGCCAACAGAAATATGACTCAGACAATGGAACTTACAGAATCAACGGCAATACTCTGACCGTGAACACCAGCGATGGTGTGGAACAGTCAAAGTTCTGGTTTGAAAATGGTGTCCTCTATGTGCAGATGGTTGCTGACGGAACCACCATGGCTTTCCAGAAAGCATCGTAA
- a CDS encoding pentapeptide repeat-containing protein codes for MTGVRGRHIRFERCTFENTNLRKASFYDSTFVDCKLINCTIRSGSLAGSSFDNCEMNDFDLSKTVMARVKGLE; via the coding sequence ATGACTGGCGTCAGAGGACGCCACATCAGGTTTGAGAGATGCACTTTCGAGAACACTAACCTACGAAAAGCGTCGTTTTACGACTCGACTTTTGTTGACTGCAAACTCATAAACTGCACAATTCGATCAGGCTCGCTGGCAGGATCAAGTTTCGACAACTGTGAAATGAATGACTTTGACTTGAGCAAGACTGTCATGGCACGAGTGAAAGGACTTGAGTGA